One stretch of Streptomyces sp. 135 DNA includes these proteins:
- a CDS encoding helix-turn-helix domain-containing protein yields MSAGSVAVVVAEEIGIPSWDLYELSIPFTVFGKPQPDLSDHWYDLRLCATGERKGGDGPFGLALRTPYGLEGLAGADTVIVTSVPDACVDEGRALPPGLTDALRGAHAAGARMVSLCTGAFALAEAGLLDGRRATAHWMHTAQLAARYPKVTVDDSVLYVDDGDVLTSAGLTAGVDLCLHLVRRDLGAHVANQLARRMVVPAHRPGGQAQFIDLSVPETDDAGLGPVLDWARARLDRPLTVDDLARRAAMSPRTFYRRLQAATGTTPLQWLLNQRLARAQSLLESTDLPVERIGELSGLGTANNLRHHFLKQVGVSPGDYRRSFFSAGGGQARVSSRASSAARTSAGSARTV; encoded by the coding sequence ATGAGCGCTGGTTCCGTCGCGGTGGTCGTGGCCGAGGAGATCGGGATCCCGTCCTGGGATCTGTACGAACTGAGCATCCCCTTCACGGTGTTCGGCAAGCCGCAGCCCGACCTGTCCGACCACTGGTACGACCTGCGGCTGTGCGCCACGGGTGAACGGAAGGGCGGGGACGGACCGTTCGGCCTCGCCCTGCGCACCCCCTACGGGCTCGAAGGCCTCGCGGGGGCGGACACGGTCATCGTGACCTCCGTGCCGGACGCCTGCGTCGACGAAGGCAGGGCCCTGCCGCCGGGCCTGACGGACGCGTTGCGCGGCGCCCACGCGGCCGGTGCCCGCATGGTCTCCCTGTGCACCGGCGCCTTCGCGCTGGCCGAGGCGGGGCTCCTGGACGGCCGCAGGGCGACCGCGCACTGGATGCACACCGCCCAGCTCGCCGCCCGGTACCCGAAGGTGACGGTCGACGACTCCGTGCTGTACGTGGACGACGGCGACGTCCTGACCAGCGCCGGCCTGACCGCGGGCGTCGACCTGTGCCTGCATCTGGTGCGCCGCGACCTCGGCGCGCACGTCGCCAACCAGCTGGCCCGGCGCATGGTCGTACCCGCCCACCGTCCCGGCGGGCAGGCGCAGTTCATCGACCTGTCCGTGCCCGAGACGGACGACGCGGGCCTCGGTCCCGTACTGGACTGGGCCCGTGCCCGCCTGGACCGTCCGCTGACCGTCGACGACCTGGCGCGGCGGGCCGCGATGAGCCCGCGCACCTTCTACCGCCGCCTCCAGGCGGCCACCGGCACGACGCCGCTCCAGTGGCTCCTGAACCAGCGCCTCGCGCGGGCCCAGAGCCTCCTGGAGTCGACGGACCTGCCGGTCGAGCGGATCGGCGAGCTGAGCGGCCTCGGCACGGCCAACAACCTCCGGCACCACTTCCTCAAGCAGGTGGGGGTGTCACCGGGGGACTACCGGCGGTCCTTCTTCAGCGCCGGTGGCGGTCAGGCCCGCGTCTCTTCGAGGGCGTCCAGCGCGGCCAGGACGTCGGCCGGCTCGGCCCGCACGGTGTAG
- a CDS encoding NAD(P)-binding domain-containing protein produces the protein MNAQNMNAQNTNTSAPVTVIGLGLMGSALAGALLDRGHPTTVWNRTPQKAKPLADRGARVAVSAGDAVAASGLVLVCVLDYDALRTVLDPVAEAGGLAGKALVNLTSGAPKQAVAMAAWATSHGAGYLDGGIMTTPPGVGDPRMMFLYSGSEAVFETHRPALTALGDPLYLGAEPGLASLYDSALLGLMWATFTGWLHGTALVTADGTTATDFTGVALRWLNGAVSGFLTTYAPQVDAGHHPGDDATIDVQIAAIGHLIHAAHARGIDNSLPELLKATMERAAAAGHGSDSYASVIEVLRGGATRR, from the coding sequence ATGAACGCGCAGAACATGAACGCACAGAACACGAACACTTCCGCTCCCGTCACCGTCATCGGCCTCGGCCTCATGGGCTCCGCCCTCGCCGGCGCCCTCCTGGACCGCGGCCACCCCACCACCGTCTGGAACCGCACCCCGCAGAAGGCGAAGCCCCTGGCCGACCGCGGCGCGCGCGTGGCGGTGAGCGCCGGGGACGCCGTCGCCGCGAGCGGTCTCGTCCTGGTCTGCGTACTCGACTACGACGCGCTGCGCACCGTCCTCGACCCGGTGGCCGAAGCGGGCGGACTCGCCGGGAAAGCGCTGGTCAACCTCACCTCGGGGGCGCCGAAGCAGGCCGTGGCGATGGCGGCCTGGGCCACCTCGCACGGCGCGGGCTACCTCGACGGCGGCATCATGACGACCCCGCCGGGCGTCGGCGACCCGCGGATGATGTTCCTCTACAGCGGCTCCGAAGCCGTCTTCGAGACGCACCGCCCCGCCCTCACCGCGCTCGGCGACCCGCTCTACCTCGGCGCCGAACCGGGCCTCGCCTCGCTGTACGACTCCGCGCTGCTCGGCCTGATGTGGGCGACGTTCACCGGCTGGCTGCACGGCACCGCCCTGGTGACCGCCGACGGGACCACCGCCACGGACTTCACCGGGGTCGCGCTGCGCTGGCTGAACGGCGCCGTCTCCGGTTTCCTGACGACGTACGCGCCCCAGGTCGACGCCGGGCACCACCCGGGGGACGACGCCACCATCGACGTACAGATCGCCGCCATCGGCCACCTCATCCACGCCGCGCACGCGCGCGGCATCGACAACTCCCTGCCCGAGCTCCTGAAGGCGACGATGGAGCGGGCCGCCGCCGCGGGCCACGGCTCCGACAGCTACGCGAGCGTGATCGAGGTGCTGCGCGGCGGCGCGACCCGCCGGTAG